The following are encoded in a window of Clarias gariepinus isolate MV-2021 ecotype Netherlands chromosome 8, CGAR_prim_01v2, whole genome shotgun sequence genomic DNA:
- the pla2g12b gene encoding group XIIB secretory phospholipase A2-like protein isoform X1, which yields MRHYQSRAVSLLHSTNTCPTQSFTMVSHYALALLFCLSTGLAATLIPPASAEELASTPEPAPADRSNVVEAAGAEAAQAEAPAEGKHARVASSATQDDDDDSDWGLSSIRGSFQAVNGYFDSLLELMGGRDGVCQYRCRFGKAPKARPGYQLPEPNGCTSSLLGFQVPDSFDMGIPAMTKCCNQLDLCYDTCGSNKYRCDTKFRWCLHSICGDLKKSLGFVSKVEACEAFADTMYNTVWTLGCRPFMNSQRAACICEGEEKDEL from the exons ATGAGGCACTATCAGTCACGGGCTGTTTCACTTCTTCACTCCACAAACACTTGTCCCACGCAGAGCTTCACCATGGTCTCCCACTATGCCCTCGCTCTTCTGTTCTGCCTCTCCACAGGCCTGGCTGCCACACTGATCCCTCCTGCTTCTGCCGAGGAGCTTGCGTCAACTCCCGAGCCCGCTCCAGCTGACAGGTCGAACGTCGTAGAAGCTGCTGGCGCTGAAGCAGCCCAAGCGGAGGCACCTGCAGAAGGAAAACATGCCAGAGTTGCCTCCAGCGCTACCCAGGACGACGACGATGACTCCGATTGGGGACTGAGCTCCATCAGAGGCAGCTTTCAAGCCGTCAATGGGTATTTTGACTCGCTACTGGAGCTGATGGGAGGCCGCGATGGCGTGTGCCAGTACCGCTGCAGATTCG GTAAAGCTCCAAAAGCTCGTCCAGGCTACCAGCTACCAGAACCCAATGGATGCACTTCCTCTTTGCTTGGTTTCCAGGTACCGGATAGT TTCGACATGGGCATCCCAGCCATGACCAAGTGCTGTAACCAGTTGGACCTGTGCTACGACACGTGCGGTTCCAACAAGTACCGTTGTGACACCAAGTTCCGCTGGTGCCTCCACAGCATATGTGGTGATCTGAAGAAGAGCTTGGGCTTCGTGTCAAAGGTCGAAG CTTGTGAGGCGTTTGCGGACACCATGTACAACACGGTATGGACTCTGGGCTGCAGGCCGTTCATGAACAGCCAGAGGGCAGCATGCATCTGTGAGGGTGAGGAGAAAGACGAGCTGTAA
- the pla2g12b gene encoding group XIIB secretory phospholipase A2-like protein isoform X2 codes for MRHYQSRAVSLLHSTNTCPTQSFTMVSHYALALLFCLSTGLAATLIPPASAEELASTPEPAPADRSNVVEAAGAEAAQAEAPAEGKHARVASSATQDDDDDSDWGLSSIRGSFQAVNGYFDSLLELMGGRDGVCQYRCRFGKAPKARPGYQLPEPNGCTSSLLGFQFDMGIPAMTKCCNQLDLCYDTCGSNKYRCDTKFRWCLHSICGDLKKSLGFVSKVEACEAFADTMYNTVWTLGCRPFMNSQRAACICEGEEKDEL; via the exons ATGAGGCACTATCAGTCACGGGCTGTTTCACTTCTTCACTCCACAAACACTTGTCCCACGCAGAGCTTCACCATGGTCTCCCACTATGCCCTCGCTCTTCTGTTCTGCCTCTCCACAGGCCTGGCTGCCACACTGATCCCTCCTGCTTCTGCCGAGGAGCTTGCGTCAACTCCCGAGCCCGCTCCAGCTGACAGGTCGAACGTCGTAGAAGCTGCTGGCGCTGAAGCAGCCCAAGCGGAGGCACCTGCAGAAGGAAAACATGCCAGAGTTGCCTCCAGCGCTACCCAGGACGACGACGATGACTCCGATTGGGGACTGAGCTCCATCAGAGGCAGCTTTCAAGCCGTCAATGGGTATTTTGACTCGCTACTGGAGCTGATGGGAGGCCGCGATGGCGTGTGCCAGTACCGCTGCAGATTCG GTAAAGCTCCAAAAGCTCGTCCAGGCTACCAGCTACCAGAACCCAATGGATGCACTTCCTCTTTGCTTGGTTTCCAG TTCGACATGGGCATCCCAGCCATGACCAAGTGCTGTAACCAGTTGGACCTGTGCTACGACACGTGCGGTTCCAACAAGTACCGTTGTGACACCAAGTTCCGCTGGTGCCTCCACAGCATATGTGGTGATCTGAAGAAGAGCTTGGGCTTCGTGTCAAAGGTCGAAG CTTGTGAGGCGTTTGCGGACACCATGTACAACACGGTATGGACTCTGGGCTGCAGGCCGTTCATGAACAGCCAGAGGGCAGCATGCATCTGTGAGGGTGAGGAGAAAGACGAGCTGTAA
- the oit3 gene encoding oncoprotein-induced transcript 3 protein: MLLDVLLTLSACQIVATAQITAPDPCSAYISLNEPWRNTDYHVNNSAGVPLCDRHVASEWYRFTGLAGDAMPTFCIEENHCGTHAPIWLNGTHPLPSDNIVTLPTCASFNDDCCHWRGTVDVKACPRGYYVYRLPRPSVCFHVYCGHFYDICDEVECTGPDCPLQLECRCPAGTFLGPDSQTCLDVNECERSNGGCAEICVNTKGSRQCVCGPGRVLDADGQTCNEIAGCHNVNGGCSHGCSSEEDSYYCHCPRGLTLGDDKRSCQVPVQCNPSSIDVSVPKDLVGGLELFLSNSSCRGVSNGTHINLHFSLKTCGTVVKVIDDKIVATNLVTGLPKSSPTSSGDLIVRTSKLLLPITCEFPGHYEVSDGYLPNVRSSALELSGHSEGVFPFTLGLFKSAKFAEPYNSPPQLRLRDVLYFGVEPRERVEGLAALVENCFATPGPEADQVLKYYLIKDGCISDETVRQLSAKDQLSKHYQVPVFKFIGSDNREVYLHCRVLVCGEGESRCTQGCRGRLRRDLWTDQHQEKRILTGGPIIILPDP; encoded by the exons ATGCTCTTGGATGTCCTTTTAACTCTTTCAGCCTGCCAGATCGTGGCCACTGCTCAGATAACAG CTCCAGATCCCTGCTCAGCCTACATCAGTCTGAACGAGCCCTGGAGGAACACGGACTATCATGTGAACAACTCGGCTGGTGTTCCCTTGTGTGACCGCCACGTTGCAAGTGAGTGGTACCGCTTCACTGGTTTGGCAGGTGACGCGATGCCTACCTTTTGCATCGAGGAGAACCACTGTGGCACCCACGCACCGATCTGGCTCAACGGCACCCACCCGCTGCCTTCTGATAACATTGTCACATTGCCTACGTGTGCAAGTTTCAATGACGACTGCTGCCATTGGCGTGGGACGGTGGACGTGAAAGCTTGTCCCAGGGGGTACTATGTATACCGCCTGCCACGCCCCTCAGTTTGCTTCCATGTGTACTGTGGCC ATTTTTATGACATCTGTGATGAGGTGGAGTGCACTGGTCCAGACTGCCCACTGCAACTAGAgtgtcgttgtcctgctgggacTTTTCTGGGGCCAGACTCTCAGACTTGTTTGG ATGTAAATGAATGTGAGAGGAGCAATGGCGGATGTGCTGAAATTTGTGTAAACACCAAGGGTTCgcggcagtgtgtgtgtggcccaGGCCGAGTTCTAGATGCTGATGGCCAGACCTGCAACG AGATCGCAGGTTGCCACAATGTGAATGGAGGTTGTAGCCATGGCTGTTCATCAGAGGAAGACTCGTATTACTGTCACTGTCCCAGAGGCCTTACATTGGGGGACGACAAGCGAAGCTGCCAGG TTCCTGTGCAGTGTAATCCCAGCTCTATTGATGTATCTGTTCCCAAAGACCTTGTGGGTGGCCTAGAGCTCTTTTTGTCAAATTCCTCGTGTCGCGGAGTCTCTAATGGCACTCACATCAACCTTCATTTCAGCCTGAAAACCTGCGGCACAGTGGTCAAG gtAATTGATGACAAAATTGTTGCCACAAATCTGGTCACCGGACTGCCAAAGTCAAGTCCAACCAGCAGTGGAGATCTAATTGTACGCACCAGCAAGCTTTTGCTGCCCATAACATGCGAGTTCCCAGGTCACTATGAGGTATCAGACGGCTACCTTCCCAATGTACGCAGTTCTGCACTAGAGCTGTCAGGACACAGTGAGGGCGTCTTCCCATTTACACTGGGACTGTTTAAGAGCGCAAAATTCGCAGAGCCTTACAACAGTCCTCCGCAACTGCGCTTACGTGACGTGCTGTACTTTGGTGTTGAGCCACGTGAACGTGTGGAGGGTCTTGCTGCACTCGTGGAGAACTGCTTTGCTACACCTGGGCCTGAAGCTGACCAAGTCCTCAAATATTACCTAATTAAAGACGG CTGTATTTCGGATGAGACAGTACGCCAGCTCTCTGCTAAAGATCAGCTCTCCAAACACTACCAGGTCCCTGTCTTCAAGTTCATCGGCAGCGACAACAGG GAGGTGTACCTGCACTGCCGGGTGCTAGTGTGTGGTGAGGGTGAGTCACGCTGTACGCAGGGCTGTCGCGGACGTCTAAGGAGAGACCTCTGGACTGATCAGCACCAGGAGAAACGCATACTAACCGGGGGACCCATAATCATTCTACCAGATCcgtaa